TGAGACTCCCGATCTACGGCCCCCGCCTGCGTAAGGTGGCCCGCACCCACTTCGGGTGGCCGTCCCTGCGACCCGGCCAGTTCAAGCCGATGCGCGCCGTGCTGCGCCGCAAGGACGCCCTGGTGGTGCTCCCCACCGGCGCCGGCAAGTCGGCGATCTACCAGATCCCGGCGGTGCTGCTGCCCGGCCCGACCGTGGTCGTCTCCCCGCTGCTGGCCCTCCAGCAGGACCAGATCGCCGCGCTCAACGAGCGCAACGACCCGAAGGTGCGCGCGGTCCGGGTCAGCTCCGCCGAGACGCCCCGCGAGCAGCAGGCCGCGATCGAGGAGATCCGGGCCGGCCGGGCCGAGTTCCTCTTCATCACCCCGGAGCAGCTGGCCAACCCGGAACGGCTGGCCGAGGTGAAGTCGCTCAAGCCCGGCCTGGTCGCGATCGACGAGGCGCACTGCATCTCGGCCTGGGGTCCCGACTTCCGGCCGGACTTCCTGGCCCTCGGCGACATGATCAAGGAGTTGGGCCGGCCGCCGGTGCTGGCGCTGACCGCGACCGCGTCACCGCCGGTCCGCGAGGACATCATCGCCCGGCTCCGGCTGCGCAATCCGGAGATCCACGTCTCCGGGCTGGACCGGCCGAACCTGTTCGTCGAGGTCACCCACTGCCCGGACGAGGCGTACCGGTGGCGGCGGCTGACCACGCTGCTGGACGAGGGGCAGCGGCCGGGCATCGTCTACGTCGCCACCCGCCGCGCGGCCGAGGAACTGGCCGCCAAGCTGACCGAGGCCGGGTACTCCGCGGAGTACTACCACGGCGGGATGGCGGCCGGGCTGCGCGAGCAACGGCACGAGGACTTCACCGAGGACCGGGTGGAGATCATGGTGGCCACCTCGGCGTTCGGCATGGGCATCGACAAGCCGAACATCCGCTGGGTGGCGCACATGGCGCTGCCCGACTCGCCGGACAGCTACTTCCAGGAGATCGGGCGGGCCGGACGGGACGGCGAGCCGGGCCGGGTGCTGCTGCTCTGGCGGGCCGAGGACGAGGCGATCCAGCGCTTCTTCAACGGCGGCGGGCCGGACCCGGACGAGCTGCGCGAGCTGGCCAAGGCGCTGCACAAGGGACCGACGACCAAGACCGCGTTGCAGAAGGCGACCGGGATCGGTCAGCGCCGGCTCGGACAGTATCTGGCGCTGCTCGAACAGGCAGGCGCCGTGCGTACCGAAAAGGGCAACAAACTGGTGGCACCGCCCGGCGCACCGCTGCCGGCCGCGGCCGTCAAGGCCGCCGTCGCGGAACACGAACGGCAGCAGGCCGTGATCAAATCCCGCACCGACATGATGCGCGGCTTCGCCGAGAGCCGGCAGTGCCGCACCGAGACGCTGCTCGCCTACTTCGGCGAGGAGATCCGCCGCAACTGCGGCCACTGCGACAACTGCGCGGACGGCAGCGCCGAGGCGGTCAGCGCGGCCGAGGCGGAGGGCCCGTTCCCGGTGCACAGCCAGGTCCGGCACGGCGAGTGGGGCACCGGCATGGTGATGGGCTACGAGGAGGAGAAGATGACCGTCCTCTTCGACTCGGTCGGCTACAAGACGCTGAGCGTGCCCGTCGTCGTCGAGCAACAGTTGCTGACCGCCGCCTGAACCACGAGCACAACCCCTTTCCGGTACGACTTGAGCGCTCAGGCCGTACCGGAAAGCAGCGGTCTCGAGGGCCGGCGGGCCGGAACCGATCAGCGGGGCTCGCCGCGGTAGGTGCCGAAGGACCAGAGGTTGCCCTCCGGGTCGCGGACGGCGAAGTCGCGGGAGCCGTAATCGGTGTCGGCCGGCTCCCGGACGATCGTCGCCCCGGCGGCGCGGGCCCGTTCGAAGAGCTTGTCCGGCTCGTCGGTGACCACGTAGGCGCCGAACGTGCCCGGGTCCAGGCGCCACGGGTTGTCGTCGTCGCGGACCGAGCCGAGCATGATGCCGCCGCCCGGTGGCCAGGCCAGCTCGGCGTGGTCGACGCGGTCACCGGAACCGTGGACGGCCGTCTCCTCGAAACCGAACGCGTCCACCAGGAAGCGGATCAGGGCGCGGGCGTCGGTCGCCCGCAGCGTGGGCCAGACCTGCGGGGGCGGTGCTGTCTTCTGATCAGTCATGGATGCCATCGTGGTCGCCGGCGGCGGCCGCGGCTTGGACGAAACCGAACTCGTCCGACAACCAGCGCGACGGCGCGCACCCGGCGAACGCCTGGAAATCCCGGACCAGGTGGGACTGGTCGGCGTAGCCGTGCTCGGCGGCCAGCGCGGCGAGGCGGACACCGGGGCGCAGGGCGCGGCGGGCCCGGTCGAAGCGAGCGACCCGGGCCGCCTCCTTGGGGCGCAGGCCCAGCTCGGCGCGGAACCGGTCGGTGAGGTGCCGCGGCGTCCAGCCGACCTGCGCGGCCAGGTCGGCGATCGAGACGGGGCCGCCCCGGCGCAGCGCCGCCCAGACGTACCCGACCCGCTCGGCGCCGTCCCGGGCCGGATGCGGCGAGCCGCCGGAGGACAGCGCGAGGTGGGAGCGGGCCGCCCGGGCGTGGCGCAGCGAACCGAACACCGCGTCCAGGATCGCGAAACGGGCCGGCCAGTCCGGCGCCGCGCAGAGCCGCTCCCGGATCGCCGCGACGGGCGCGTCGCCCAGCACGGCGGCCAGGTCCACGTCGAGGCCGGCCAGGTCACCGGCGGGCAGGCCGAGCAGCTCACGGCAGCCGTGCGGGTGCAGCGCCACCTGCACACCCGACTGCCGCCCGTCGTGCGTGATCGTCGCCGGCCGCAGGTGCAGCCCGCCGAGCAGCGCGCCGTAGGCGCCCGGCGCCTGCCGGGCGTCCGGATGCTCGGCGATCACCAACGGCTCGTCCATCGTGAAGATCAGCGTGAGGTAGGGCGACGGCAGCCCCCGATGCCGGCCGGGCGGCAGGCCCCGCTGCCGGTAACCGGAGTAGAACGCGACCTGTCCCCGCAGCGGCGGCGCCGGGCGGCCCTGCGCGTACTCGTCGACGATCGGCACCCGTCCAGCATGGCAGGATCGGGGACATGGCGCGGGCGACGGTGATCGGGGCGGGGGTCGGTGGCCTGGCCGCCGGGGTGGCTCTCCAGCGGCGCGGCTGGGAGGTGACGGTGTGCGAGCGGGCACCCGCGCTGGAGCAGGTCGGCGCCGGGCTGGCGGTCGCGCCCAACGCACTGCGCACACTGGACACTTTCGGTCTCGGCGACAGGCTGCGCGGACTGTCCGGGATCGGCGGGACGGCCGGGATCCGGCGGCCCGACGGCGCTTGGATCGCCCGCAGCGACGGGGATCGGGCCGCTGAGCGGTTCGGCGATCCGGTGATCGCGGTGCATCGAGCGACGCTGGTGGAGGTGCTGGCGTCCGGGCTGACGCCCGGGGCGCTCCACCTTGGCCGATCGGTTTCGGACGTCGACCCGGAGAGCGGGACGGTGGTCACGGATGCTGGTCCGCTGACGGCCGATCTGGTGGTCGCGGCCGACGGGATCAATTCCCCGGTACGCCGGAGGCTGTTCCCGGATCACCCCGGCGCCACGTATACCGGGCTGACCAGCTGGCGTCTCGTGGTACCGCATCCGGGCGGAACCGTGACGCCGAGTGAGACCTGGGGTTCCGGGAAGGTCTTCGGGGTCGTGGTGCTCGGCGACGGCCGGGTGTACTGCTACGCGACCGCCCCGGCGGAGGCGGGCGGCCGGGCGGAGGACGAGCTCGCCGAGCTGGCCCGGCACTTCGGTTCCTGGCACGAGCCGATCCCGTCGCTGATCGCGGCGGCTTCGTCGGTGACCCGGACGGACATCAGGTGTCTGGAGCGGCCGCTGCCGAGCTTCCATCAAGGCCGGGTGGCGTTGCTGGGAGACGCGGCGCACGCGATGACCCCGAATCTGGGGCAGGGCGCGTGCCAGGCGATCGAGGACGCCGCGGTGCTGGCCGCCCACGCGATGGACCTGCCGCGATACTCCGCCGAGCGGGTGCCGCGGACGACGGCCGTGGCACAGGCGTCGCGCCGGGTCACCCGGATGGCGGGCTTGGCCAACCCGGTCGCCGAGTGGCTGCGGAACACCGGGATGTCCCTGGCCGGCCGGCTCGGCCCGGACCTGATCCTGCGCCAGATGGATCCGATCCTCAGCTGGCGCCCACCGGATCAGGCGTAGTCCGCCGACGGCTGGATCATCAGCAGGCCGCTGCTGGTTCCGATCGCCAGGCTCTCTCCCACGGTCGCGCAACAGTTCACCGGGCAGTGGATCGCGATGTCGGTGGAGTGGTGGGTGGCCAGATCCCACAGCCGGACGGTCCGGTCGGCGCTCGCGGAGACGAGCAGCGTCCGGCCGCCGATCGTCAGGGAACCGAGCGCGGTCACCTCTTCGTTGTGGCCCGACAGGGACGCGTACGCGGTGCCGGTGACCGGGTCCCACAGCCGGATCGACCTGCTCATATCCGCATAGGCGAGCAACGACCGGCCGTCGAACGACACGGCGCACAGCGCCCTGTCCACTTCCTCGAACTCGTCCGCCACGTCCTGTATCCGGCCGGTGTCCGGGTGCCACAGCCGGAGCCCGCTGCCCATGACGAAGGCGACAGCGGTCCGGCCGGCGACCGGCACCTCGCAGATCGCTCTCACCATGCCGGCATCGGGGATCGGTGCAGCGGCATGCAGGTCGCCGGTCATCGTGTCCCACAGCCGGATCGTCTGATCGATGCCGGCGGAGGCGACCATGGGCCGGCCGCCGAGGTTGACCGGGCAGACCGCGGTCACGTCGCCGGTGTGCCCTTGCAGCAAGCGGACCGTCCGGTCGCGCACCGGATCCCAGATCCGCACCGGTCCGCTCTCGGCGACGCAGACGAGCGGCTCGTCACCGGGCGAAACCGCGCACAGTGCGAAGGCGAACCATCCCTCCTGCTCCGCCACGGGAATCGAGGCACCGGTCGCCGCATCCCAGAGGTGCAATGTCAGCCTGGAGTCGGTGGTGGCCACCAGAGATCGATCACCGGCGCGAACCGCGCACACGGCGGAGATGTCCTGGCTCTCCAGGGCCGCTCGGACGGCCCCCGGCTCGGGATCCCACAGCCGGACCGTCCAGTCGTCGCTCGCGGAGGCGAGCAGGGTCCGGCCACCGGCCCGCACCGGGCACAGCGCGCGGACCCAGTCCGTGTGCCCCGGCAGTTCCGCGCGGATCGTGGCGGTGGACAGGTCCCAGAGCCGGATCGTCCGATCGCCACCGCCCGAGGCCAGCAGGTCGCCGTCCCGAGTCGGCACCTGGCACAACGCCATGATTCTGCGGTCATGGCCGAGCAGGACGGTGCCGGCCGTCCCGGTGGCCGGATCCCACAGCCGCACGATGCCGTCCTCGCCACCGGACGCGAGCAGCGTCCGGCCGTCGTGCCGCACCGGGCACACCGCGAGCGCTCCCCCCTCATGGCCGTTCAGCACGGCGCGCACGGCACCGGTGATCGGGTCCCACAGCCGAACTGTCCCGTCGTCGCCGGCCGAGGCGACCAGCACGCCGTCGGCGGCCGGAAGCGCACAGACCGCGTTCACCGGACCGTCGTGGCCGGTCAGCACGGCATGCGTCGCCGCGGTCGCCGGGTCCCACAGCCGGATCGTGCCGTCGTCGCTCGCCGACGCCAGCAATTCCGGACCCGCGATCGCTATCGCGCAGACCGCGTTCACCAGACCGGTATGGCCATCGAGCAGGATGTCGGCCGTACCGGTCCGAGGGTTCCACAGTTCGACGGTCGTGCCGGTGGCGGCGGCAGCGACCAGCGTCCGATCACCGACCCGGATCCCGCACAGGCCGTACACGAAGCCATCGGCCCCCAGAACGGCTTGCGTCGCACCGGAGACCGGGTCCCACAAGCGGATCGTCTCGTCGTCGCTGCCGGAGGCGAGCAGGGTCCGGCCCTCGACATCGAGGGCGCACAACGCCCTGGTCCAGTCGCTGTGCCCCTCCAGCGCGGCATGTTCGACCCGGGGAGCGGCACGTCCCCAGACAGCCCGGTACGGCATCCGGGGATGGCCGATCGTCGCGGCGTCGCCCTGCAAGGCCTGGGTGACACTGAGCAGCGCCGCCCGCTCGGGTGGCGACGCCCCGAACGCCTGCGGCGTCAGCCGCAACAGCTGAGCCCGGTCCTGCCCGTTCTTGGTGCGCGCGTCGGCGGCGGCCGGGATCAGTCGCAGCAGGTCGGCGTGCAGCAGGTAGTCGTCGTCCGCGAGCAGGTCGTCGACCAGCTCGGCCCGGGCGGCGTGGCCCGGCAGCGACCGCAGCAGGTACGCCGGCGCCCGGTCCCAGCCACCGGCCCGCCCGAACTCGGCGAACACACCGGTCAGCGCGCGTTCGTCAGCGCGGACGTCACGCAGGCTCAGCAGCGCGTCGTTGAGCGCCTGGTGGAACAGCCGGAACACCGGCTCGCCGCCCTCATCCGACGTCTCCACCAGGAAGTTCGCCGCCGCCGACCGGGCGAAGGCGGCCAGCGCGTCCACGCCGACCCGGCCACCGAGCGCCCCGATGGCGGCCTGCCACAGCGCGATCGTCCAACCCGGAGACTCCGCGTAGCCCAGCGGACCCAGCACCAACTCCGCCGGGACATCCTCCACCCGCGGCAGCACCGACAGATACGTGGAGAGCGCGGCGTGCACCGTCGGCGTCAGCATCACCGCGTTCGGGTCGGCGGGCCGGGTCGCATACATCCCGTGGCGGCGCGCCTCCAGCCCGGCGACGAGGAAGTTCCCCTCGGCCAGCTCGGCGATCCGGTCCGCGACGGCCAGCGCGGCCGACGAGTTCCCCGGCTCGTCATAGGGGTTGCCGGGCCGCGGATCGCCGTCCATCCGCAGCGTCGCCAGCGTGTACTCCCGCAGGTCGGCCAGTTGGAACCACTGCGGGTCGTCCAGATCCAGCAGCTCGGTCATCCCGGCGAGCCCGTCCAGCAGGCTGCCCCGGCTGTCGTGGCGGCGGGTGCCGACCACCACCTGCACCCCGCGCCCCGCGCACGCCTGCACCAGGGGCAGCACCACCTTGCTCAGGATCGCCCGCGCCTCGTCCGCGCTGTCCGCCTCGTCCAGCGCGTCGATCACCACGTTGAACCGCCCGGGCCGATCCTCCAGGCGGTCCGCGACCGACTCGGCGAGCGCCTCCGGCCGCGCCGGCAGGGCCGCCGACGCCGCCGTGGCGATCTCCACCGCCACCTCGTGCGCGGTCTTGCCCTTCGCGTGCACCGCGCAGGCCACCGACCCGGTCACGGCCCGCACCCCGGTGTCGCCGGACGGCAGCCGCCGGCGCAACTCGGCGTCGGCGGTGGTCACGATCCGTCCGAGGACCGCGGACTTCCCCACCCCGGGTGATCCGGTCACCACCAGCACCCGCCGGTCGGGCGCCGGGCGGCCCAGCCAGTCGACGATCGCCCGGAGCGCCGCGCCCCGCCCGCGGAATCGGTTGCCCCGCTCGGCCGCGGTCGTCACCCCGCGGGCCCGCGAGTCGAAGTGCCGCGCCGCGTCCGGGTCGGCCGCGAGTTTCCAGCCCCACGATGCCAGGGCCACCGGGCCCGCGTCGGCCGCCCGCCAGTCGACCAGCACCCGCAGTTTCGCGGCGGGGAGGAAGACGTCGGCCTGGGCCAGGGTCAGCGCCTGCGCGTCGCCCGGCCGGATCTTCGCCGAGCTGCTGCGGGCCCGGCCGACGATGCCGACGACCGCGGCGTACTCGCTCACCCACAGGCCGGCCCCGGAGAAGCCCTCCTCGACGGGATAGGCCGAATCGGTGTCGAGCCGCACGCAGCCGTGGGACAGGACGGTGCCGATCACGCCCTCGGCGTCGTTGCCGTGCAGCCGGCTGCTGACCGGGAACCCGAACGCCCACCAGCGCAGACTCCGCAGCAGCCGGGGCGCCGGCGCGCGCAGCCGGGCCGGCTCCACCTCGACCGGCAGGTCCTGGTCGAAGTGCAGCACCGCCACGTCCGCGATGGCCCGATCACCCGGATGGCACTCCACTCGCGACACCCGGTGGCGTACGTCCCACAGCAGGGTTTTCGGGAACGAGACCCAGATCTCCCCGTCCGGCACCACGTGGGCGCAGGTCAGCGCGCGCCGCGTGTCGATCGCCACGGCCGTCCCGAGTGGCGCGAACCCGCCCGGTCCGTCCCGCTGCGACCCGTGCACCGCGAGGGTCCAGGTGTCGTCGGGGACGGACGCGCCGGTCATCGCTTACCGGGCTGCCACTTCAGGGTGACCTCGAAGTTCCCCTCGGTCGCGGCCTTGGCCACCAGCCAGTTCGCGGTGCCGGTGACCTTGATGCCGAATTTCACCTCGACCTCGTCCGGGGCATGTGCCTTCACCCGGTCGAGGACCTCGCGGGCGGCCTCCACGGCCGGGCCGACCGCGGCGCGGACCTGGCCG
Above is a genomic segment from Actinoplanes ianthinogenes containing:
- a CDS encoding RecQ family ATP-dependent DNA helicase, giving the protein MRLPIYGPRLRKVARTHFGWPSLRPGQFKPMRAVLRRKDALVVLPTGAGKSAIYQIPAVLLPGPTVVVSPLLALQQDQIAALNERNDPKVRAVRVSSAETPREQQAAIEEIRAGRAEFLFITPEQLANPERLAEVKSLKPGLVAIDEAHCISAWGPDFRPDFLALGDMIKELGRPPVLALTATASPPVREDIIARLRLRNPEIHVSGLDRPNLFVEVTHCPDEAYRWRRLTTLLDEGQRPGIVYVATRRAAEELAAKLTEAGYSAEYYHGGMAAGLREQRHEDFTEDRVEIMVATSAFGMGIDKPNIRWVAHMALPDSPDSYFQEIGRAGRDGEPGRVLLLWRAEDEAIQRFFNGGGPDPDELRELAKALHKGPTTKTALQKATGIGQRRLGQYLALLEQAGAVRTEKGNKLVAPPGAPLPAAAVKAAVAEHERQQAVIKSRTDMMRGFAESRQCRTETLLAYFGEEIRRNCGHCDNCADGSAEAVSAAEAEGPFPVHSQVRHGEWGTGMVMGYEEEKMTVLFDSVGYKTLSVPVVVEQQLLTAA
- a CDS encoding VOC family protein: MTDQKTAPPPQVWPTLRATDARALIRFLVDAFGFEETAVHGSGDRVDHAELAWPPGGGIMLGSVRDDDNPWRLDPGTFGAYVVTDEPDKLFERARAAGATIVREPADTDYGSRDFAVRDPEGNLWSFGTYRGEPR
- a CDS encoding AAA family ATPase; translation: MTGASVPDDTWTLAVHGSQRDGPGGFAPLGTAVAIDTRRALTCAHVVPDGEIWVSFPKTLLWDVRHRVSRVECHPGDRAIADVAVLHFDQDLPVEVEPARLRAPAPRLLRSLRWWAFGFPVSSRLHGNDAEGVIGTVLSHGCVRLDTDSAYPVEEGFSGAGLWVSEYAAVVGIVGRARSSSAKIRPGDAQALTLAQADVFLPAAKLRVLVDWRAADAGPVALASWGWKLAADPDAARHFDSRARGVTTAAERGNRFRGRGAALRAIVDWLGRPAPDRRVLVVTGSPGVGKSAVLGRIVTTADAELRRRLPSGDTGVRAVTGSVACAVHAKGKTAHEVAVEIATAASAALPARPEALAESVADRLEDRPGRFNVVIDALDEADSADEARAILSKVVLPLVQACAGRGVQVVVGTRRHDSRGSLLDGLAGMTELLDLDDPQWFQLADLREYTLATLRMDGDPRPGNPYDEPGNSSAALAVADRIAELAEGNFLVAGLEARRHGMYATRPADPNAVMLTPTVHAALSTYLSVLPRVEDVPAELVLGPLGYAESPGWTIALWQAAIGALGGRVGVDALAAFARSAAANFLVETSDEGGEPVFRLFHQALNDALLSLRDVRADERALTGVFAEFGRAGGWDRAPAYLLRSLPGHAARAELVDDLLADDDYLLHADLLRLIPAAADARTKNGQDRAQLLRLTPQAFGASPPERAALLSVTQALQGDAATIGHPRMPYRAVWGRAAPRVEHAALEGHSDWTRALCALDVEGRTLLASGSDDETIRLWDPVSGATQAVLGADGFVYGLCGIRVGDRTLVAAAATGTTVELWNPRTGTADILLDGHTGLVNAVCAIAIAGPELLASASDDGTIRLWDPATAATHAVLTGHDGPVNAVCALPAADGVLVASAGDDGTVRLWDPITGAVRAVLNGHEGGALAVCPVRHDGRTLLASGGEDGIVRLWDPATGTAGTVLLGHDRRIMALCQVPTRDGDLLASGGGDRTIRLWDLSTATIRAELPGHTDWVRALCPVRAGGRTLLASASDDWTVRLWDPEPGAVRAALESQDISAVCAVRAGDRSLVATTDSRLTLHLWDAATGASIPVAEQEGWFAFALCAVSPGDEPLVCVAESGPVRIWDPVRDRTVRLLQGHTGDVTAVCPVNLGGRPMVASAGIDQTIRLWDTMTGDLHAAAPIPDAGMVRAICEVPVAGRTAVAFVMGSGLRLWHPDTGRIQDVADEFEEVDRALCAVSFDGRSLLAYADMSRSIRLWDPVTGTAYASLSGHNEEVTALGSLTIGGRTLLVSASADRTVRLWDLATHHSTDIAIHCPVNCCATVGESLAIGTSSGLLMIQPSADYA
- a CDS encoding AraC family transcriptional regulator → MPIVDEYAQGRPAPPLRGQVAFYSGYRQRGLPPGRHRGLPSPYLTLIFTMDEPLVIAEHPDARQAPGAYGALLGGLHLRPATITHDGRQSGVQVALHPHGCRELLGLPAGDLAGLDVDLAAVLGDAPVAAIRERLCAAPDWPARFAILDAVFGSLRHARAARSHLALSSGGSPHPARDGAERVGYVWAALRRGGPVSIADLAAQVGWTPRHLTDRFRAELGLRPKEAARVARFDRARRALRPGVRLAALAAEHGYADQSHLVRDFQAFAGCAPSRWLSDEFGFVQAAAAAGDHDGIHD
- a CDS encoding CU044_2847 family protein, with protein sequence MSQVVRYTVDDGTVVQFEVDPPDGFEQASAERIAGQVRAAVGPAVEAAREVLDRVKAHAPDEVEVKFGIKVTGTANWLVAKAATEGNFEVTLKWQPGKR
- a CDS encoding FAD-dependent monooxygenase, which encodes MARATVIGAGVGGLAAGVALQRRGWEVTVCERAPALEQVGAGLAVAPNALRTLDTFGLGDRLRGLSGIGGTAGIRRPDGAWIARSDGDRAAERFGDPVIAVHRATLVEVLASGLTPGALHLGRSVSDVDPESGTVVTDAGPLTADLVVAADGINSPVRRRLFPDHPGATYTGLTSWRLVVPHPGGTVTPSETWGSGKVFGVVVLGDGRVYCYATAPAEAGGRAEDELAELARHFGSWHEPIPSLIAAASSVTRTDIRCLERPLPSFHQGRVALLGDAAHAMTPNLGQGACQAIEDAAVLAAHAMDLPRYSAERVPRTTAVAQASRRVTRMAGLANPVAEWLRNTGMSLAGRLGPDLILRQMDPILSWRPPDQA